A single genomic interval of Lathyrus oleraceus cultivar Zhongwan6 chromosome 7, CAAS_Psat_ZW6_1.0, whole genome shotgun sequence harbors:
- the LOC127105684 gene encoding uncharacterized protein LOC127105684 yields MMTPYRGRGRGYGRGGRGSNKMLPQPESNIPLIGDWTTVYKGRKMQQLPASSAKKEDIASSSSNKTTSYKEVAVNNPPQEQMDYFENPVTEKIMYIDDEDIKINPNDGWSIKTRYLESRGYPGLHGKSRPNLEILLTVTESVTITHHYQNNNPESFINFSKCHINKILLPREWGLNPNAEKAIRIAEGKYIYFNYWDYVQAFTQAFYYQNPKNKHSWFFSINEEMVNKPIPNWFYEWWAKLGPSLEILPTEILNLYNPWCDNSPLIVNILSDNLITGQCPLLFFIKFQIPWIWRWTITISRNKFNIPILERNFFYKWWNKISSEDVKNKIKLIEEEIAGDQNNKVKEQSSQPMSMGNLKNFFKRKYPNESEDEIMVRILDHMKNQFFSTFPSKASKDEDSSMKTSSSMGSMDSHNFEGLAGEGQADEATAEDFWDAMIQSLKEKRKAKN; encoded by the coding sequence ATGATGACCCCATATAGGGGTAGAGGCCGCGGTTATGGCCGTGGTGGGAGAGGGAGTAACAAAATGTTACCCCAGCCAGAATCAAACATTCCTCTAATAGGGGATTGGACTACCGTCTACAAAGGTAGAAAAATGCAGCAATTACCTGCATCTTCAGCAAAAAAGGAAGATATTGCTTCCTCTTCCTCTAATAAAACTACATCCTACAAGGAAGTTGCGGTTAATAACCCACCTCAAGAACAAATGGATTATTTCGAAAATCCAGTAACTGAGAAAATCAtgtatattgatgatgaagatATAAAGATAAATCCAAATGATGGTTGGTCCATCAAAACTAGATACCTCGAATCAAGAGGATATCCAGGTCTTCATGGAAAATCTAGGCCCAACCTAGAAATTCTCCTGACTGTTACCGAATCGGTAACAATTACTCACCATTACCAAAACAATAATCCTGAAAGTTTTATAAACTTCAGTAAATGTCACATTAACAAAATTTTGTTACCAAGAGAATGGGGTCTCAACCCAAATGCTGAAAAAGCAATAAGAATTGCGGAAGGAAAGTATATTTACTTTAATTATTGGGACTATGTCCAGGCTTTCACTCAAGCCTTTTATTACCAAAATCCCAAGAACAAGCATTCTTGGTTTTTCTCTATTAATGAAGAGATGGTTAATAAACCCATACCAAATTGGTTTTATGAATGGTGGGCTAAACTTGGTCCATCTTTGGAAATTCTTCCTACAGAAATTCTTAACTTATATAATCCATGGTGTGATAATAGTCCCCTTATTGTAAATATTTTATCTGATAATTTAATCACTGGACAATGTCCATTATTGTTCTTTATTAAATTTCAGATTCCATGGATATGGAGATGGACAATCACCATATCAAGAAACAAATTCAACATTCCCATTTTAGAAAGAAATTTCTTTTATAAATGGTGGAACAAGATTAGTTCAGAAGATgtcaaaaataaaattaaattaattgaAGAAGAAATAGCTGGAGACCAGAACAATAAGGTCAAGGAACAAAGCTCCCAACCAATGTCTATGGGAAACTTGAAGAACTTCTTCAAGAGAAAATATCCCAATGAATCAGAAGACGAAATTATGGTCAGAATTTTGGATCATATGAAGAACCAATTCTTCTCTACTTTTCCATCGAAAGCATCAAAAGATGAGGATTCATCTATGAAGACAAGCTCTTCCATGGGATCAATGGATTCCCATAATTTTGAAGGTTTAGCAGGAGAAGGTCAAGCAGATGAGGCTACTGCAGAAGATTTCTGGGATGCCATGATTCAATCTttgaaagaaaaaagaaaagcaaagaaTTAA
- the LOC127105681 gene encoding uncharacterized protein LOC127105681 — protein MIDYSPGSKMRQLINDEFQHERYSQFRNWFFKKFSKPELAQFKDEYYTQMNLEQDFVPFVKWFVNYFINKKQEEILVLQRPWENIRGEIMESPFPPEQTISLNQNTEATPYLSLQLQRVEQSQVTLKELNSVIRSQNYTNAYLVCLGEQFISMEKDLLSIKDLLEKQIERQDIIINHLNKSKDQISTSTISDAPIVQPPVSIEGFKMETNGEEFVRILEQKLKGLNITVMSHEDYSEDNNDNHIDQLSDMFANLDISNIEINNNNSINPVYSPRPIEKYYYKRPSPQDLLFEESEPFQNSYSGKAIYEWNVDGLNDKQIIDTIHRMIMYSTVCKQHGNSDSSIASFITTGFVGQLRGWWDHYLTESQKLEILNHKKIVKNEPRTSTSTVVAMTTTGEEDAVYTLCLSILQHFVGTNVPIGEKIQTLLQNLRCPSLTHFRWYKDTFLSRVYQLNNPNSLHWKAKFIDGLPHFFSEKIRQSLRQKNDGININYSDLTYGQIISTCVNEGLNLCNDIKLRNQLKKQKLSEKHQLGEFCEQFAFDLGKSPDNKKKKGKIFRNKPYRDKPKNSYKNSYKNKKRSHYNKSRPKEKSFDPKGKRKAKRLDITCHKCGKSGHYANQCWTKKALNEIEDEQLRSQLEKVLLLNSDSEDYSSEEDINIIYESSSDCSSESSNNNNCQCNQLDYWKSIVDMNGLNVLTSEQDEAIKAIESISDTNLKRKMLEVLIQENSRKESPVTTEAPYQLSEVLSRFRQSNIRETPVSIMDLNREINLLKNEIAQIKKENHGLSQRLTFLESNNSKIEEIASTNNPSPSDRFLSLIDRVTSQKWFVRITLVINRNFILENEVALIDSGADLNCLQEGIIPTKYFDKTTQSLTQAGGDKLTVNYKLSNAYICNKDICLPTHFILVKNLTHRIILGTPFLHKIMPLINVDQKGITSIINNKRITFEFITDPHTRMINEVKDILLKKEKQICFLKEEVDLLNITSQLKKPEIQNQIKLIDQQFREEICNDLPNAFWDRKKHVISLPYLDDFNESQIPTKARPAQMNHEYLDLCKKEIESLLERKLIRKSKSPWSCTAFYVNNAAEKERGVPRLVINYKPLNKVLKWIRYPIPNKKDLLDRLNNALIFSKFDMKSGYWQIQINESDKYKTAFTVPFGHYEWNVLPFGLKNAPSEFQNIMNDIFNPYTEFIIVYIDDVLVFSKTIDQHIKHLKIFKGLIKHNGLVISGPKMKLFQTRVRFLGHEIDQGTIVPIQRSIEFASKFPNIITDKKQLQRFLGSLNYIADYYENLAKDTAILHARLKKNPGPWTEKHSQAVQRIKNKVKCLPCLSLANPKYFKIVETDASDLGYGGILKQVIPETSKEVLVRFTSGKWNPTQAKYSTIKKEMLSIIKCISKFQDDLLNKKFLLKIDCSSAKSIIEKDVKNLVAKQIFASWQSQLSMFEFDIQHIKGENNSLADYLTREFLQGKNDDPI, from the exons AGCCCAATTTAAAGATGAGTATTACACTCAAATGAACCTTGAGCAGGATTTCGTTCCTTTTGTTAAATGGTTTGTTAATTACTTCATAAATAAAAAGCAAGAAGAAATTCTTGTGTTACAAAGACCTTGGGAAAATATTAGAGGAGAAATAATGGAATCTCCTTTTCCCCCAGAACAAACAATAAGTTTGAATCAAAATACTGAAGCTACCCCTTACCTTAGCCTTCAGTTACAAAGAGTTGAACAAAGTCAAGTTACTCTTAAGGAATTAAATTCAGTTATCAG GTCTCAAAATTATACCAATGCTTATCTTGTTTGCTTAGGAGAACAATTTATCTCCATGGAAAAAGATCTCTTATCAATAAAAGACCTTTTAGAAAAGCAAATAGAGCGTCAAGATATCATTATAAACCACCTAAATAAATCAAAAGACCAAATATCCACATCCACTATTTCGGATGCTCCTATAGTGCAACCTCCTGTTTCCATAGAAGGATTTAAAATGGAAACCAATGGAGAAGAATTTGTTCGTATTTTAGAACAAAAATTAAAGGGACTTAATATCACTGTCATGTCCCATGAAGATTATTCTGAAGATAATAATGATAACCATATTGACCAGCTTTCTGATATGTTTGCTAATTTAGATATTAGTAACATTgaaattaataataataacagTATAAACCCTGTTTATTCCCCAAGGCCTATAGAAAAGTATTATTACAAGCGTCCCTCACCGCAAGATTTGCTTTTTGAGGAATCAGAACCTTTCCAGAATTCTTATTCAGGAAAAGCCATTTATGAATGGAATGTTGATGGTCTTAATGACAAACAAATTATAGACACCATCCATAGGATGATCATGTACTCTACTGTTTGTAAGCAACACGGAAATTCTGATAGTTCAATTGCGTCCTTTATAACAACAGGATTTGTTGGCCAACTTAGAGGCTGGTGGGACCATTATCTTACTGAATCTCAAAAATTAGAGATTCTTAATCACAAAAAAATCGTAAAAAACGAACCAAGAACTAGTACAAGCACTGTTGTGGCTATGACCACCACAGGAGAAGAAGATGCAGTGTATACACTATGTCTTTCCATCTTACAACATTTTGTAGGAACCAATGTCCCCATTGGAGAAAAGATCCAGACACTTCTCCAAAACCTTAGGTGTCCTTCTCTTACCCACTTTAGATGGTATAAGGATACTTTTCTTTCAAGAGTTTATCAATTAAACAATCCCAATTCTTTGCACTGGAAAGCAAAATTTATTGATGGATTACCCCATTTCTTTTCTGAAAAAATTAGACAATCTTTAAGACAAAAAAATGATGGaataaatataaattattctGACCTTACTTATGGTCAAATAATTAGTACTTGTGTTAATGAAGGATTAAATTTATGTAATGACATAAAGCTTAGAAATCAACTTAAAAAGCAAAAGCTTTCTGAGAAACACCAACTTGGTGAATTTTGCGAACAATTTGCTTTTGATCTTGGAAAATCTCCagataataaaaagaaaaaaggtAAAATTTTCCGCAATAAACCTTATAGGGATAAGCCAAAAAATTCTTATAAAAATTCTTATAAGAATAAGAAAAGGAGTCACTACAATAAAAGTAGACCTAAAGAAAAATCTTTTGACCCTAAAGGTAAAAGAAAAGCCAAAAGGCTTGACATAACATGTCATAAATGTGGCAAATCTGGCCATTATGCCAACCAATGTTGGACTAAAAAAGCTCTTAATGAAATAGAAGATGAACAATTACGTTCTCAATTAGAGAAAGTATTACTTCTcaattctgattctgaagatTACTCTTCAGAAGAagatattaatataatttatGAATCCTCTTCTGACTGCTCTTCTGAATCTTCTAACAATAATAATTGTCAATGTAATCAATTAGATTACTGGAAATCAATAGTTGATATGAATGGGTTAAACGTTTTAACCTCAGAACAGGATGAAGCTATAAAGGCTATAGAGTCCATTTCTGATACAAATCTTAAAAGAAAAATGCTTGAGGTTCTAATCCAAGAAAACTCTAGAAAAGAATCCCCTGTTACTACAGAAGCACCTTACCAATTAAGTGAGGTTTTATCTAGATTTAGACAATCTAACATCCGTGAAACTCCTGTTTCTATTATGGATTTAAATAGAGAAATAAATCTCTTAAAAAATGAGATAGCTCAAATTAAAAAAGAAAACCATGGTTTATCTCAAAGACTTACTTTCTTAGAGTCCAATAATTCAAAAATTGAAGAAATAGCTTCCACTAATAATCCTTCACCTAGTGATAGATTCCTTTCTCTCATTGATAGAGTAACTTCTCAAAAATGGTTTGTTAGAATAACATTAGTTATTAATAGAAATTTCATATTAGAAAATGAAGTTGCCCTTATTGACAGTGGCGCTGATTTAAACTGCCTTCAAGAAGGAATTATTCCCACTAAATATTTTGATAAAACTACCCAATCTCTTACCCAAGCTGGAGGAGATAAACTCACAGTTAATTATAAACTGTCTAATGCTTATATTTGTAACAAAGATATTTGTTTACCCACTCACTTTATTCTTGTAAAAAATTTAACTCATAGAATTATATTAGGAACTCCCTTTCTGCATAAAATTATGCCTTTGATTAATGTTGATCAAAAGGGAATTACTTCcattattaataataaaagaattaCTTTTGAATTTATTACTGATCCTCATACTAGGATGATTAATGAAGTTAAAGATATTCTTcttaaaaaagaaaaacaaatttGTTTTCTTAAAGAAGAAGTGGATCTATTAAACATCACTTCTCAACTTAAAAAACCTGaaattcaaaatcaaattaaattaattGATCAACAGTTTAGAGAAGAAATATGCAATGATTTACCTAATGCCTTTTGGGATAGAAAGAAACATGTTATTTCTTTACCTTATCTTGATGACTTTAACGAAAGTCAGATTCCCACTAAGGCTAGGCCTGCTCAAATGAATCATGAGTATTTGGATTTATGCAAAAAGGAGATAGAATCTCTTTTAGAGAGAAAATTAATAAGAAAGTCCAAGTCTCCTTGGAGCTGCACAGCTTTTTATGTCAATAATGCTGCAGAAAAGGAACGTGGGGTTCCTAGACTCGTTATTAATTACAAACCACTTAATAAAGTGTTAAAATGGATTAGATATCCTATTCCTAATAAAAAAGATCTTTTAGATAGATTAAACAATGCTTTAATCTTCTCTAAATTTGATATGAAATCTGGTTATTGGCAAATTCAGATTAATGAATCTGATAAGTATAAAACAGCTTTTACCGTACCTTTTGGACATTATGAATGGAATGTCCTTCCTTTTGGTCTTAAAAATGCCCCTTCTGAATTTCAAAATATTATGAATGATATTTTTAATCCTTACACAGAATTTATAATTGTTTATATTGATGATGTTTTAGTTTTTTCAAAAACTATAGACCAACATATTAAACATTTGAAAATATTCAAAGGATTAATTAAGCATAATGGATTAGTAATATCTGGTCCTAAGATGAAACTCTTTCAAACAAGGGTTAGATTTTTAGGACATGAAATTGACCAAGGAACTATAGTTCCTATACAAAGAAGTATTGAATTTGCTTCAAAATTCCCTAATATTATTACAGATAAGAAACAATTACAAAGGTTTCTTGGTAGCCTAAATTACATAGCAGATTATTATGAAAATCTAGCTAAAGATACGGCAATATTACATGCTAGGCTTAAAAAGAATCCTGGCCCTTGGACTGAAAAACATTCTCAGGCAGTCCAAAGAATTAAAAATAAGGTGAAATGTTTGCCTTGTTTATCTCTTGCTAATCCAAAGTATTTCAAAATTGTTGAAACTGATGCTTCAGACTTAGGCTATGGAGGAATTCTTAAACAGGTTATACCTGAAACATCCAAAGAAGTTTTGGTTAGATTTACTTCTGGAAAATGGAATCCAACACAAGCAAAATATTCAACTATCAAGAAAGAAATGCTTTCTATTATAAAATGCATTTCAAAATTTCAAGATGATCTTCTTAACAAaaaatttttattaaaaattgatTGTAGCTCAGCTAAATCAATTATTGAAAAGGATGTTAAAAATCTTGTTGCTAAGCAAATTTTTGCTAGTTGGCAATCGCAATTATCTATGTTTGAATTTGATATTCAACACATTAAAGGTGAAAATAATTCACTTGCTGATTATTTAACCCGTGAATTTTTGCAGGGAAAAAATGATGACCCCATATAG